A stretch of Inquilinus sp. Marseille-Q2685 DNA encodes these proteins:
- a CDS encoding ABC transporter substrate-binding protein, producing the protein MSRFLSATAMALVLVAGAAVSAEAKTLVYCSEGSPENFNPQINTTGTSFDASGPIYDHLVEFTKGTTKTEPGLAESWDISDDGTVYTFHLRKGVKWHSNDKFTPTRDFNADDVLFTFNRMWKDDHPYHKISGGQYDYFGDMGMGTLLKAIDKVDDHTVKFTLNQPEAPFIANLAMEFASILSAEYADAMMKAGTPEQVDQVPIGTGSFQFVQYQPDALIRYKAFDQAWSGKEKIDNLVFAITPDAAVRAAKLKAGECHVMPYPNPADVPAMLKDPALNVLSQPGLNTGYLAFNTTKKPFDDVRVRQAVNMAVNKQAILDAVYQGAGEAAKNPIPPTIWSYNDAVQDYKYDPEAAKKLLAEAGYPNGFESDLWAMPVQRPYNPNAQRIAEMMQADLEKVGIKAKIVSYEWGEYRKRLQEGDHQMGQLGWTGDNGDPDNFLYNLLGCDGARPGGSNIAKWCHKPYDEIVKKAKTISDQAERTKLYEQAQVIFHEQAPWLPIAHSVVYEPTRKEVSGYKVSPFGRHDFSDVDITE; encoded by the coding sequence ATGTCCCGCTTCCTGTCCGCCACGGCGATGGCGCTCGTCCTCGTCGCGGGGGCGGCGGTGTCCGCCGAAGCCAAGACATTGGTCTACTGCTCCGAGGGCAGCCCGGAGAATTTCAATCCGCAGATTAACACCACCGGCACCAGCTTCGACGCGTCCGGCCCGATCTACGACCACCTGGTCGAGTTCACCAAGGGCACGACCAAGACCGAGCCCGGCCTGGCGGAGTCCTGGGACATCTCGGACGACGGCACGGTCTACACCTTCCACCTCCGCAAGGGGGTGAAGTGGCATTCCAACGACAAGTTCACGCCGACCCGCGACTTCAACGCCGACGACGTGCTGTTCACCTTCAACCGGATGTGGAAGGACGACCACCCCTACCACAAGATCTCCGGCGGCCAGTACGACTACTTCGGCGACATGGGGATGGGCACCCTGCTGAAGGCGATCGACAAGGTCGACGACCACACCGTCAAGTTCACCCTGAACCAGCCCGAGGCGCCGTTCATCGCCAACCTGGCGATGGAGTTCGCATCGATCCTGTCGGCCGAGTATGCCGATGCGATGATGAAGGCGGGCACGCCGGAGCAGGTCGACCAGGTGCCGATCGGCACCGGATCCTTCCAGTTCGTGCAGTACCAGCCGGACGCGCTGATCCGCTACAAGGCCTTCGACCAGGCCTGGAGCGGCAAGGAGAAGATCGACAACCTGGTCTTCGCCATCACCCCGGACGCCGCGGTGCGCGCCGCCAAACTGAAGGCCGGCGAGTGCCACGTGATGCCGTATCCGAACCCGGCCGACGTCCCGGCGATGCTGAAGGACCCGGCGCTGAACGTGCTGAGCCAGCCCGGCCTGAACACCGGCTACCTGGCCTTCAACACCACCAAGAAGCCGTTCGACGACGTGCGCGTGCGCCAGGCCGTCAACATGGCGGTGAACAAGCAGGCGATCCTGGACGCCGTGTACCAAGGCGCGGGCGAGGCGGCGAAGAACCCGATCCCGCCGACCATCTGGTCCTACAACGACGCCGTCCAGGACTACAAGTACGACCCGGAGGCGGCGAAGAAGCTGCTGGCCGAGGCCGGTTATCCGAACGGCTTCGAGAGCGACCTGTGGGCGATGCCGGTGCAGCGCCCGTACAACCCGAACGCCCAGCGCATCGCGGAGATGATGCAGGCGGACCTGGAGAAGGTCGGCATCAAGGCGAAGATCGTTTCGTACGAGTGGGGCGAGTATCGGAAGCGCCTGCAGGAGGGCGACCACCAGATGGGCCAGCTGGGCTGGACCGGCGACAACGGCGACCCCGACAACTTCCTGTACAACCTGCTGGGCTGCGACGGGGCGCGGCCGGGCGGGTCGAACATCGCGAAGTGGTGCCACAAGCCCTATGACGAGATCGTGAAGAAGGCCAAGACGATCTCCGACCAGGCCGAGCGCACCAAGCTGTACGAGCAGGCCCAGGTGATCTTCCACGAGCAGGCCCCGTGGCTGCCGATCGCGCATTCGGTGGTCTACGAGCCGACCCGCAAGGAGGTCTCGGGCTACAAGGTCAGCCCGTTCGGCCGCCACGACTTCAGCGACGTCGACATCACCGAATAA
- a CDS encoding ABC transporter permease subunit: protein MLRFILTRFAMAAITFLGITALSFFLIRAVPGDPIQVRAGERGISPERHAELMHEMGLDRPVAVQFVSYIGEVLQGDLGASTTTRRPVLGEFLKLFPATLELGLCAILFAVVVGLPAGIIAATNRSSPIDHGIMGASLVGYSMPIFWWGLLLILIFSVGLGWTPVSGRISAMYYVEPQTGFMLIDSLLSDEKGAFVSALRALILPTIVLGTIPLAVIARMTRSAMLEVLGEDYIRTARAKGLGVKRVIGLHALRNALIPVVTVIGLQVGTLLGGAILTETVFAWPGVGKWLIEAINRRDYPTLQGGVLLVATLVIGVNLLVDLAYGLLDPRIRHVK from the coding sequence ATGCTGCGCTTCATCCTGACCCGCTTCGCCATGGCGGCGATCACCTTCCTGGGGATCACCGCGCTCAGCTTCTTCCTGATCCGGGCCGTGCCCGGCGACCCGATCCAGGTGCGGGCGGGCGAGCGCGGCATCTCGCCCGAGCGCCATGCCGAGCTGATGCACGAGATGGGCCTGGACCGGCCGGTCGCGGTGCAGTTCGTGTCCTATATCGGCGAGGTGCTGCAGGGCGACCTCGGCGCCTCGACCACCACGCGCCGGCCGGTGCTGGGCGAGTTCCTGAAGCTGTTCCCGGCGACGCTGGAGCTGGGCCTCTGCGCCATCCTCTTCGCCGTCGTCGTCGGCCTGCCCGCCGGCATCATCGCCGCCACCAACCGGTCGTCCCCGATCGACCACGGCATCATGGGCGCCAGCCTGGTCGGCTATTCGATGCCGATCTTCTGGTGGGGCCTGCTGCTGATCCTGATCTTCTCGGTCGGCCTCGGCTGGACCCCGGTCTCGGGCCGGATCTCGGCGATGTACTATGTCGAGCCGCAGACCGGCTTCATGCTGATCGACAGCCTGCTGTCGGACGAGAAGGGCGCCTTCGTCTCCGCCCTGCGCGCCCTGATCCTGCCGACCATCGTGCTGGGCACCATCCCCCTGGCGGTGATCGCGCGCATGACCCGGTCGGCCATGCTCGAGGTGCTGGGCGAGGACTATATCCGCACCGCCCGGGCCAAGGGCCTGGGCGTCAAGCGGGTGATCGGGCTGCACGCCCTGCGCAACGCCCTGATCCCGGTCGTCACCGTGATCGGCCTGCAGGTCGGCACCCTCTTGGGCGGCGCGATCCTGACCGAGACCGTCTTCGCCTGGCCCGGCGTCGGCAAATGGCTGATCGAGGCGATCAACCGCCGCGACTACCCGACGCTGCAGGGCGGCGTGCTGCTGGTCGCCACGCTGGTGATCGGCGTCAACCTCCTGGTCGACCTGGCCTACGGCCTGCTCGATCCCCGCATCCGGCACGTGAAGTAA
- a CDS encoding invasion associated locus B family protein → MRLAGCIVAGLMAISGNAFAVGWVQLPSTYTVKPSEVAVPDGEELGQYRRVVQPFRNWTLICDESLKSKRRVCNLTQSIVDQRGAAVFNWSFVATEDGEPLVVMRVPGAVGVGQPIGLSLGDKPDRIVAQTDRCDGAFCTATIAIGRMLRRHIQAGTDCTVTYAVPDRGDVSFQAPLDGLFAALSAMK, encoded by the coding sequence ATGCGGCTGGCGGGATGCATCGTGGCGGGCCTGATGGCGATCTCCGGGAACGCCTTCGCGGTGGGGTGGGTGCAGCTGCCCTCCACCTACACCGTGAAGCCCTCGGAGGTCGCCGTCCCCGACGGCGAGGAACTCGGCCAGTACCGGCGGGTGGTCCAGCCGTTCCGTAACTGGACGCTGATCTGCGACGAGAGCCTGAAGTCGAAGCGCCGCGTGTGCAACCTGACCCAGTCGATCGTCGACCAGCGCGGGGCGGCCGTCTTCAACTGGTCCTTCGTGGCCACCGAGGATGGCGAACCCCTGGTGGTGATGCGGGTGCCGGGGGCCGTGGGCGTCGGGCAGCCGATCGGCCTCTCGCTGGGCGACAAGCCGGACCGGATCGTCGCCCAGACCGACCGCTGCGACGGGGCGTTCTGCACCGCCACGATCGCGATCGGCCGGATGCTGCGGCGGCATATCCAGGCCGGCACCGATTGCACCGTGACCTACGCGGTGCCGGACCGCGGCGACGTCTCGTTCCAGGCCCCCCTCGACGGGCTGTTCGCCGCGCTGTCGGCGATGAAATGA
- a CDS encoding OmpA family protein: MLRPIALVLTSWVCFAVAAGAADPPVAPAPAGVETIAAVPDRSYLVFFDFDSSHLTPEARQVVASAAADALQGRTTRIDVTGHTDRSGSVQYNQALSVRRGESVRRELVADGVADSLIAVRGVGESDPLVPPADGVREPQNRRVEIVLSPTRPATGQSLGRGIWGAIAYSAPDQKRGFFWGADKADEAQEIALRHCVHRGGQDCRVVSLFRNYRHWWDDDDKSGFPYEHCAALSVGKPHAASRPAAWGAASATTRREAEEKATAICGGDANDCEIHEWVCT, encoded by the coding sequence ATGCTTCGACCGATCGCTCTGGTTCTCACCTCCTGGGTCTGCTTCGCTGTCGCGGCCGGGGCGGCCGATCCGCCCGTCGCGCCGGCGCCGGCCGGGGTTGAGACGATCGCTGCCGTTCCGGACCGCAGCTACTTGGTGTTCTTCGACTTCGACAGCTCGCATCTGACCCCGGAAGCCAGGCAGGTCGTGGCCTCGGCCGCGGCTGACGCCCTGCAGGGCAGGACCACCCGCATCGACGTCACCGGTCACACCGACCGTTCGGGCTCGGTCCAGTACAACCAGGCTCTCTCGGTTCGTCGTGGCGAGTCGGTCCGTCGCGAGCTGGTGGCTGACGGCGTCGCCGACAGCCTGATCGCGGTCAGGGGCGTCGGCGAATCCGACCCGCTGGTCCCGCCCGCCGACGGCGTCCGCGAGCCGCAGAACCGCCGCGTCGAGATCGTCCTGTCACCGACCCGGCCGGCGACGGGGCAGAGCCTCGGGAGGGGCATCTGGGGCGCAATCGCCTATTCGGCGCCGGACCAGAAGCGCGGCTTCTTCTGGGGCGCCGACAAGGCCGACGAAGCTCAGGAGATCGCCCTGCGGCACTGCGTGCACAGGGGTGGCCAGGACTGCAGGGTCGTCTCCCTGTTCCGCAACTACCGCCACTGGTGGGATGACGACGACAAGAGCGGCTTCCCCTACGAGCATTGTGCCGCCCTGTCGGTCGGCAAGCCTCACGCCGCCAGCCGCCCGGCCGCCTGGGGTGCGGCTTCGGCCACGACCCGGCGCGAGGCGGAGGAGAAGGCGACCGCGATCTGCGGCGGTGACGCCAATGACTGCGAGATCCACGAATGGGTCTGCACCTGA
- a CDS encoding ABC transporter substrate-binding protein yields MRRITAPLLGALLLLPVFGTAFAGTPRDTIVVAKQIDQFISLDPAEAFEPGVGEVTQNLYDQLVGYRSATDPTIVGDLADSWSVADDGLTWRFALKPGFAFASGNPVTAQDAAWSLQRAVRLNKSPAFILTQFGFTADNAADRIRAVDDRTLEIRIDRAVAPTFFLNTLTATVASVVDAKLVQANEADGDLGNGWLKAHSAGSGPYAVQRWVPNERVVLEGNPHWRHTGPKTPHLVFLHVPEPASQRLLLEKGDVDYARDLTRDQILALKDAPGVALQTEPGDLLLYLGLNQGNPNLAKPEVREALKWLVDYRGIEDSLLSGTWTTRQSFLPTGYLGAVDDAPYRLDVDRAKALLARAGLADGFAVTIDVRNVAPFADIAQALQASFAKAGIRLEILPGDGKQTLTKYRARQHDITIGTWGPDYRDPHSNADAFAFDRDVDDADAPKTLAWRNRWFDAGWNQTVTEALREPDAAKRAALYGRLQREVQAEGPFVLLFQQTLVAAHRTAVDGLVLQPKASYAAVVKTE; encoded by the coding sequence ATGAGACGCATCACGGCGCCGCTGCTCGGCGCCCTCTTGCTCCTGCCGGTCTTCGGCACCGCCTTCGCCGGCACGCCGCGCGACACCATCGTGGTGGCCAAGCAGATCGACCAGTTCATCTCCCTGGACCCGGCCGAGGCGTTCGAGCCGGGCGTCGGCGAGGTGACGCAGAACCTGTACGACCAGCTGGTTGGCTATCGCAGCGCCACCGACCCGACCATCGTCGGCGACCTCGCCGACTCCTGGTCGGTCGCCGATGACGGGCTGACCTGGCGCTTCGCGCTGAAGCCCGGCTTCGCCTTCGCCAGCGGCAACCCGGTGACGGCGCAGGACGCCGCCTGGTCGCTGCAGCGCGCTGTGCGGCTGAACAAGTCGCCCGCATTCATCCTGACCCAGTTCGGCTTCACCGCCGACAATGCCGCGGACCGGATCCGGGCCGTCGACGACCGCACGCTCGAGATCCGGATCGACCGGGCGGTGGCGCCGACCTTCTTCCTCAACACCCTCACCGCCACCGTCGCCTCGGTGGTCGACGCCAAGCTGGTGCAGGCGAACGAGGCCGATGGCGACCTGGGCAACGGCTGGCTGAAGGCCCACAGCGCCGGCAGCGGCCCCTATGCGGTGCAGCGCTGGGTGCCGAACGAGCGGGTGGTGCTGGAGGGCAACCCGCACTGGCGGCACACCGGGCCGAAGACTCCGCATCTGGTGTTCCTGCACGTGCCCGAGCCGGCCAGCCAGCGGCTGCTGCTGGAGAAGGGCGACGTCGACTACGCCCGCGACCTGACCCGCGACCAGATCCTGGCCCTGAAGGACGCGCCCGGCGTGGCGTTGCAGACCGAGCCCGGCGACCTGCTCCTCTATCTCGGCCTGAACCAGGGCAATCCGAACCTGGCGAAGCCCGAGGTGCGCGAGGCGCTGAAATGGCTGGTCGACTACCGCGGCATCGAGGACAGCCTGCTGAGCGGCACCTGGACCACGCGCCAGAGCTTTTTGCCGACAGGCTATCTCGGCGCCGTCGACGACGCGCCGTACCGGCTGGACGTCGACCGGGCCAAGGCCCTGCTGGCCCGCGCCGGCCTGGCCGACGGCTTCGCCGTCACCATCGACGTGCGCAACGTCGCGCCCTTCGCCGACATCGCCCAGGCGCTGCAGGCCAGCTTCGCCAAGGCCGGGATCAGGCTGGAGATCCTGCCCGGCGACGGCAAGCAGACCCTCACCAAGTACCGGGCCCGGCAGCACGATATCACTATCGGCACCTGGGGCCCGGATTATCGCGACCCGCACAGCAATGCCGACGCCTTCGCCTTCGACAGGGACGTCGACGACGCCGACGCGCCGAAGACCCTGGCCTGGCGCAACCGATGGTTCGATGCCGGATGGAACCAGACGGTGACCGAGGCGCTGCGCGAGCCCGACGCGGCCAAGCGCGCCGCCCTCTACGGCCGGCTGCAGCGCGAGGTTCAGGCCGAGGGGCCGTTTGTCCTGCTGTTCCAGCAGACCCTGGTCGCCGCGCACCGCACCGCCGTCGATGGCCTGGTCCTGCAGCCGAAGGCCAGCTACGCGGCGGTGGTCAAGACCGAGTGA
- a CDS encoding LLM class flavin-dependent oxidoreductase — protein sequence MSYLLSLLDKSPVAEGEGAAEALARTVALAQRAERLGFHRFWVAEHHDTPRLASPSPEVLIAYLLARTTRIRVGSGGVMLQHYSPYKVAETFNLLAALAPGRVDLGVGKAPGGLPLSTRALQAGIDPARKPSFAEQLAQLDAFLDDTLADEDPLAGVKATPRPDVKAERFLLGASVESAQLAAAEGWSYVHAGHLNGDAALLERVFAAYRSVSAGWAPLLAVGVIAAETEARAERLAANLRMFKVHVDTGQSVTVGSVAQAEEFVRQAGAKEYRIEEKAPSVIHGTAERVRAELERLHRQHGVREFIVDTPIADGEERLASIDLLARVHFTAAAA from the coding sequence ATGAGTTATCTGTTGAGCCTGCTCGACAAGAGCCCGGTCGCCGAGGGCGAGGGCGCCGCCGAGGCGCTGGCGCGAACCGTCGCCCTGGCGCAGCGCGCCGAGCGCCTGGGCTTCCACCGCTTCTGGGTGGCCGAGCACCACGATACGCCGCGGCTCGCCAGCCCTTCGCCCGAGGTGCTGATCGCCTATCTGCTGGCCCGGACCACGCGCATCCGGGTCGGGTCAGGCGGCGTCATGCTGCAGCACTACAGCCCGTACAAGGTGGCCGAGACCTTCAACCTGCTGGCCGCCCTGGCGCCGGGGCGGGTCGATCTCGGCGTCGGCAAGGCGCCGGGCGGGCTGCCGCTGTCGACCCGGGCGCTGCAGGCCGGGATCGACCCGGCGCGCAAGCCCTCCTTCGCCGAGCAGCTGGCGCAGCTCGACGCCTTTCTTGACGATACGCTGGCCGACGAGGATCCCCTGGCCGGGGTCAAGGCCACGCCGCGGCCCGACGTGAAGGCCGAACGCTTCCTGTTGGGCGCCAGCGTCGAGAGCGCGCAGCTGGCGGCGGCGGAGGGCTGGTCCTATGTCCATGCCGGCCACCTGAACGGCGACGCGGCGTTGCTGGAGCGCGTCTTCGCCGCCTACCGCTCGGTCAGCGCGGGCTGGGCGCCGCTGCTGGCCGTCGGTGTGATCGCGGCCGAGACCGAGGCGCGGGCCGAAAGGCTGGCGGCCAATCTGCGCATGTTCAAGGTGCATGTCGACACCGGCCAGAGCGTCACGGTCGGCAGCGTCGCCCAGGCCGAGGAATTCGTCCGCCAGGCCGGCGCCAAAGAGTACCGGATCGAGGAGAAGGCGCCGAGCGTGATCCACGGCACCGCGGAACGCGTGCGGGCCGAGCTGGAGCGGCTGCACCGGCAGCACGGCGTGCGCGAATTCATCGTCGACACCCCGATTGCCGACGGCGAGGAGCGCCTTGCCTCGATCGACCTGCTGGCCCGGGTGCATTTCACCGCCGCCGCGGCCTGA